The following nucleotide sequence is from Dehalogenimonas formicexedens.
TACGACCAGGCGGCGTTTTAGACTAACGGCCACCCACCGGGTAATCCGAGACCAGATGGGCGGGCGACTTGAAGACATTATTCTGCCTTGACCACGATCTGACCGGCGATAATTTTCTGCTTGAGATCATCGAGACGGGCGCTGATTTGAGGCGTGACGATGTTCGGGTCGAACGGACCCAGGGCTAAGCCGTTCTCTTTCAAACCAAGCGAACTGACACCCGGTTTGAATGAGTCATGGTAAACCCCGTCGATAAGCAGCATCACCGCTGTGTCCACCCTTTTTGGCCGGTTGCCGACCATGTTGCCGGGGGCCAGGTAGCGTTGATCGCCGCTGGTGCCGGTAACGTACTTATTGACCTGCTGGGCCGCCTGGATGATGCCCAAGCCGGTTTTGGAGGCGGCGTTATGGATGACATCGACGCCTTCGCCGTAGCGCTTCAGGGCTAAAGCCAGCCCGACCGCCGGATCAGCGAAGGTGCCGGCAAAATCAGTCAGGACAGTAACGCCCGGATCCTGGTATGCCACACCCTGAGAAAATCCGGTCATAATGCGGCGAATGGCCGGGATGTCGGTCCCGCCGATGACATCGACCTTCTTTGTCTTAGTCAGCATGGCGGCGAGGGCGCCCATCAGGAAATCTGCTTCCTGCTCCCGGTAGACGACGGAGGCGACGTTATCCGCGGCTAATTCAAAATCGATACCGGCGAAATGGATACCCGGGAATTCGGAAGCGACGGTTTTGAGGCTTTCCAGGTTCTCGAAGGCGACGGCGATGATGAGGTCATAATGGTTGCGGGCAAACAGCCGGAGCGCATCGATATTAGCGTCCTTGGTACCGGTATCGATAGTTTCAAAACGGATATTATATTTCTTTTGCGCTTCGAGTAGTCCGGCATAAGCGGAATCGTTAAATGAACGGTCCCCCAGGCCGCCGCTACCCAACAGGAGCCCCACGTTCAATATCCTGGCAGGTTGCGCGGGCTGAGCGCAGCTAAAAACGGGGAGGAGAAGCGCGGCTGAAATCAACAGAACGAATAAGCGCCGGCCCGGCAAAAACATAAGATAACTCTCTGGTAACGCAATCGTCCATAATCGTAATTGGGACATTAATAAATGTCAATTGAAATCTTCACATTTCACGATCCCGGTTCATGCCCCCCGCCGTAAGTACGGTAATGAAAACTAGCCGTCTATATAGTTAAAATCCGTCCTTTTCCACGGCGTTTATGAACCGTTCCCAACCTATACTGTCTATCGTGAACGCAACTAACACCATATCCAACGCCAGAAATCAGATCTACGCTCTGCCAAAGGTATTGGCTCTCAGATCTTCGAATATCGCTACGGTCATGGGACTTGCTTTCCCGGCCATTTTCCTAGGGGGCACGACCGCCCTGGAAATATATCAACCCGGTTACAACCGGGTCTCAAATACCATCAGCGAACTGGTATGGGGGCCGGCGGGTTGGGTAGAGAACCTGATGTTCGTGGCTTTCGCGCTAACCCTAGTTTTATTGGGTATGAGGATCATGGCAGCGAGGTTGCCCCTGCTGGCCGCCGCCCTGGGTTTTGCCGTAATCGCGGTATTTCCGACCCAGGCCCCTGATTCGGCGCCCACATTTGGGTCCCTGGTCCACCAGTACACAGCCCAGGGAATCGCGGCAGCGCTGCCGGTCGCCTGCTTCATGCTGGCCCGGACGCTCCGGAAATGCGAGGAGCACCGGTTCCTGGTGATGTGCAGCCTAACCGGGGGAGTGATCGGGGCTACCTTGAACCTTGCCGGCCTGGTGGCGATTTACGCTGACACAAACTGGATAGGCGGCATCGAACGCCTGATTGTGCTTAACGGACTGATCTGGATACAGCTATCAAGCATCCATCTTTGGCTGGCGGACAGAAAGGCGCGCGAGGGTGACCGCTTCCAATACAGGAATCCGAAGCGTTGTTCTGTAAAAGGGCCTCCGGCGATGCGACCGGTTATGGCGAGCGCATTTGACCTCAATGAGAACCACGCTCAGCGGCGTTACAAATCCGGGTTCCAACCCGATTGACGCCCTTTGTTAAAAGTACTAAGATACCGGCGTATGATCGGGACAAAAGTCCTGCGGGCTGCAACAATCAGCGCCTTAACTCTGACCCTCACCCTGGCATCAGGTTGCGACAGCGTTAAAGGCGTTTTCGATTCCAAAGACGACACATCGACAACGACCGCTGCTCCAGTCACTTCGATGCCCAAACCCAAGCCGGTGGTGAAATCCGTCGAAGCCACGACGAGCGGCATGGACAGCCACTACTACGCAATTCTCCAGATTACTATCGAGAATAAAGGCTCCGACGGCACCGTTATCGTCAGGGCGACATTGACCCAGGGCGGGGTGACCCAGACCAACGACATGATCACCAACCTCGATAAAGATAAGACACAAACCCTCCCCCTGGTTTTCCCGCTCAAATGGCAAGGCGGCGACTGGACGCAGACAGTCGACGTTATTGTCCCGTAAGCAATCCGCCGGCGCCAATTGATTCCATTGCAACTTGGGTGTTTTTTCCCAGACCCCTGAAAAATCGTAACCATTAACTTCGCTTCTCGGTTCGTGTTGTTTACCCGAAGGGTTATCAATTACTAATCCGCCCCATTCGTATGACAAAGCTACGACCAATTTACTTTGCTTGAAATCTGTGCTATATTTTGCCGATGGTATTAATCCTTGACATCTTTAGCCTAATCAGGGCCTACAAATCCCAATTTTTCAGTCATTAAGCATTTTTAAGCAAAGGAGACCGCTATGCCCGTTGGAATGCTGATCGACACCACCAAGTGCATCCTGTGCCTGAGGTGCGAGAACGAATGCCACAACTTCTATGGTCTAAAAAACAAGCGTCTCGAAGGCTCAAGCGACAAACCGGAATTGGATGCGTACCACTATGTGGTGGTGAAGAACTACGAGGTCCCTACCCCTAACGGAACCAAAGTCGTGGGCGTCAGCAAACGCTGTCTGCACTGCTTCAGCCCGGCCTGCGCCTCTGTTTGCCCGGTTGCCGCCCTTCATAAAACCCCCGAGGGGCCGGTCGTCTGGGATGAGGGACGGTGCATCGGCTGCCGCTACTGCCAGAACGCCTGCCCGTTCGAGATCCCCAAATTCGAATGGGATGTCGCCTGGCCTAAGATCCAGAAGTGCATTTTCTGCCATGACCAGCGCCTCCTCAAGGGGTTGAACCCGGTGTGCGCCGATGTCTGCCCCACCCAGGCTATCCGATTCGGCGACCGGGCGGACCTTATCGCTCTGGCTCACCAGAGAATCGCTGACAACCCGGACGTGTACTTCGATCATGTCTACGGTGA
It contains:
- a CDS encoding DUF998 domain-containing protein, which translates into the protein MNATNTISNARNQIYALPKVLALRSSNIATVMGLAFPAIFLGGTTALEIYQPGYNRVSNTISELVWGPAGWVENLMFVAFALTLVLLGMRIMAARLPLLAAALGFAVIAVFPTQAPDSAPTFGSLVHQYTAQGIAAALPVACFMLARTLRKCEEHRFLVMCSLTGGVIGATLNLAGLVAIYADTNWIGGIERLIVLNGLIWIQLSSIHLWLADRKAREGDRFQYRNPKRCSVKGPPAMRPVMASAFDLNENHAQRRYKSGFQPD
- a CDS encoding 4Fe-4S dicluster domain-containing protein is translated as MPVGMLIDTTKCILCLRCENECHNFYGLKNKRLEGSSDKPELDAYHYVVVKNYEVPTPNGTKVVGVSKRCLHCFSPACASVCPVAALHKTPEGPVVWDEGRCIGCRYCQNACPFEIPKFEWDVAWPKIQKCIFCHDQRLLKGLNPVCADVCPTQAIRFGDRADLIALAHQRIADNPDVYFDHVYGETEVGGTLKMYIGAVDMRELGFPETETEMYPNFTHEFLSRIPVEIASLALILGGIYTFRSRRMAAAGKDNSHNEKRG
- a CDS encoding BMP family lipoprotein encodes the protein MGLLLGSGGLGDRSFNDSAYAGLLEAQKKYNIRFETIDTGTKDANIDALRLFARNHYDLIIAVAFENLESLKTVASEFPGIHFAGIDFELAADNVASVVYREQEADFLMGALAAMLTKTKKVDVIGGTDIPAIRRIMTGFSQGVAYQDPGVTVLTDFAGTFADPAVGLALALKRYGEGVDVIHNAASKTGLGIIQAAQQVNKYVTGTSGDQRYLAPGNMVGNRPKRVDTAVMLLIDGVYHDSFKPGVSSLGLKENGLALGPFDPNIVTPQISARLDDLKQKIIAGQIVVKAE